A window of the Kosakonia radicincitans DSM 16656 genome harbors these coding sequences:
- a CDS encoding ABC transporter substrate-binding protein codes for MKALLSVKKGVALAMVLSSMMMSSAHALTVYTAGPGSLAKSLATGFEQKTGVKVNIFQATTGKVMARLEAEQANPQADILISASWDTAEDLHHRGWLLPFASANADKVPAALKSADYVAQGVSALGIVWNTKSGTPEPKEWQDLTSAAFKDKVTTPDPALSGASLDLLIGLQNGMGEKAWQLFDALKSNGMVVSGPNAQAVTPVMQGAKVAVFGAVDYVTYGNIAQGESLKVIFPASGTVIAPRPMMILKTTQHADDAKAFVDYVLSPEGQNMVADAWLMPARTDVEAKRPLFTELKILPTQSSGTSERGDVLKRFNALFAK; via the coding sequence ATGAAAGCCTTACTGTCCGTGAAAAAAGGAGTCGCTTTAGCCATGGTGTTGTCGTCCATGATGATGTCCAGCGCGCATGCGCTGACCGTTTATACCGCAGGTCCCGGTTCGCTGGCGAAAAGCCTGGCCACCGGGTTCGAGCAAAAAACCGGTGTGAAGGTCAATATTTTCCAGGCTACCACCGGCAAAGTGATGGCGCGCCTCGAAGCTGAACAGGCCAACCCGCAGGCCGATATTCTGATTTCAGCCTCCTGGGATACGGCGGAAGATCTGCATCATCGCGGTTGGTTGCTGCCGTTTGCCAGCGCCAATGCAGATAAGGTTCCTGCCGCGCTGAAAAGTGCGGATTATGTCGCGCAGGGCGTCTCTGCACTGGGCATTGTCTGGAACACCAAAAGCGGCACGCCGGAACCGAAAGAGTGGCAGGATCTGACGTCGGCAGCCTTCAAAGATAAAGTCACTACGCCAGATCCGGCGCTGTCCGGGGCCTCGCTGGATTTGCTGATCGGTCTGCAAAACGGCATGGGTGAGAAAGCCTGGCAACTGTTTGATGCACTGAAAAGCAACGGCATGGTGGTCAGCGGCCCGAACGCGCAGGCGGTAACGCCGGTAATGCAGGGGGCGAAAGTCGCCGTCTTTGGCGCTGTTGATTACGTCACTTACGGCAATATCGCGCAGGGTGAGTCGCTGAAAGTGATCTTCCCGGCCAGCGGCACGGTGATTGCGCCGCGCCCGATGATGATCCTCAAAACCACCCAGCATGCCGATGACGCAAAAGCGTTTGTTGATTACGTCCTGTCGCCGGAAGGGCAGAACATGGTTGCCGATGCCTGGTTGATGCCAGCGCGTACGGATGTGGAAGCAAAACGCCCGCTGTTTACCGAACTCAAGATTCTGCCGACACAAAGCAGCGGTACCAGCGAGCGCGGCGACGTTCTGAAGCGTTTTAACGCCCTATTTGCGAAGTAA
- a CDS encoding ABC transporter permease, with translation MNQKLIARVTIGLLVILVALPLLFILLQAVFPQFSAGNFSGAFSGIPLLLAEPQLPLMLGGTLQIATGVALLSVVIGLPLGVVRGLFDLPWPKAWDLLFLIPFLTPPYIAALSWMLVLQTQGYLMQLTGIDLNNLLFSKTGIVLVMTLNIFPVVYFAVSRSLLASGQRLAQVARVHGATPWKAFCHITLPLLSPALAAGMLLAFTLAVEEFGVPAALGSRAGVVMLTVGIEEKLADWPIDLPGASILSVMLIAIALCGWWLQRLLTGDQDVTSVSGKPTEHVGAKLGFFTLPVLLVMSCVGFLAVVLPGLSMALSGFSATLSGGLTLDNLTVKHFAALFAQRGDALPALGTSLSLALGAALLTGLLGLCAAWLVVMQKIKGRAVIDALSLMPAALPGVVVGVGLILLWNRSFWPVSPYNTWGILLISYCCLLLPWPVRYIGSAMRQLGGNLEPAARVHGASAFKALRLIVLPLIFPAMLAAMLMVFAIASRELVTSLLLSPAGTQTVAVFIWRQFEQGSVGQGMAMATLTLIVGLALMLTALWLLQRNTKH, from the coding sequence GTGAACCAGAAACTGATTGCGCGGGTGACGATAGGGCTGCTGGTGATACTGGTTGCGCTACCGTTACTGTTTATTCTCTTACAGGCGGTGTTTCCGCAGTTTAGCGCCGGGAATTTTAGCGGCGCGTTTTCCGGCATTCCGCTCCTGCTGGCGGAACCGCAACTGCCGTTAATGCTTGGTGGCACGCTGCAAATCGCCACTGGCGTGGCACTGCTGAGTGTGGTCATCGGCTTGCCGCTCGGCGTGGTGCGCGGGCTGTTTGACCTGCCGTGGCCAAAAGCCTGGGATCTGCTGTTTCTGATCCCGTTTTTAACGCCGCCTTATATTGCCGCCTTATCGTGGATGCTGGTCCTGCAAACGCAGGGCTATCTGATGCAGCTTACCGGGATCGATCTCAATAATTTGTTGTTCAGTAAAACCGGTATAGTGCTGGTCATGACGCTGAACATTTTCCCGGTAGTCTATTTTGCCGTATCGCGCAGTTTGCTGGCCAGCGGGCAGCGGCTGGCGCAAGTCGCCCGCGTTCATGGCGCCACACCGTGGAAGGCGTTTTGCCATATCACACTGCCGTTACTTTCTCCGGCACTGGCGGCAGGGATGTTGCTGGCGTTTACCCTCGCGGTGGAAGAGTTCGGCGTTCCGGCGGCGCTTGGTTCCCGGGCGGGCGTAGTGATGTTGACCGTCGGCATTGAAGAGAAGCTGGCAGACTGGCCGATCGACTTGCCGGGCGCATCGATCCTGTCGGTGATGTTGATCGCTATTGCGCTCTGCGGCTGGTGGCTGCAACGTCTGTTGACGGGCGATCAAGACGTGACCAGCGTCTCCGGCAAACCCACCGAACATGTGGGTGCGAAACTGGGCTTTTTCACGCTGCCGGTACTGTTGGTTATGAGTTGTGTGGGGTTTCTGGCCGTAGTGCTGCCGGGCCTGTCGATGGCGTTAAGCGGCTTTAGCGCAACGCTTTCCGGCGGACTGACGCTGGATAATCTGACAGTTAAACACTTTGCGGCGCTCTTCGCCCAACGCGGTGATGCGCTGCCTGCACTCGGTACCAGCTTATCGCTGGCGCTGGGCGCGGCGCTGCTCACCGGGTTACTCGGGCTGTGTGCCGCCTGGCTGGTGGTGATGCAGAAGATAAAAGGGCGCGCGGTGATCGATGCGCTGTCGCTGATGCCTGCGGCGCTGCCCGGCGTGGTGGTGGGTGTCGGGTTGATCTTATTGTGGAACCGCAGTTTCTGGCCGGTTTCACCGTACAACACCTGGGGGATTTTACTTATCTCTTATTGTTGCCTGCTGTTACCGTGGCCGGTGCGCTATATCGGCAGCGCCATGCGTCAGTTAGGCGGTAACCTCGAGCCGGCGGCGCGAGTACACGGTGCCAGCGCATTCAAGGCGCTGCGTCTGATTGTGCTGCCGCTGATCTTCCCGGCGATGCTGGCAGCAATGCTGATGGTCTTCGCGATTGCTTCACGCGAACTGGTGACATCGCTACTGCTGTCGCCAGCAGGAACGCAAACCGTCGCGGTGTTTATCTGGCGGCAATTTGAGCAGGGTTCGGTAGGGCAAGGCATGGCAATGGCCACGCTGACGCTGATCGTCGGGCTGGCGTTAATGCTGACAGCACTGTGGCTCCTGCAGCGCAACACAAAGCATTAA
- a CDS encoding arylamine N-acetyltransferase — protein MTPFLTAYLARIGWNFTPDVSLETLRALHLQHNGAIPFENLDVVLPREIELSDEALFQKLVVARRGGYCFEQNGLFERALKEVGFTVRSLLGRVIISNPPQMPPRTHRVLLVTLEGEQWIADVGFGGQTLTAPIRLLAEVEQATPHGLYRLQRAGEDWVLQFRHHQRWQSMYQFEIGPQYQADFVMGNFHSAHWPASHFRHHLLMCRHLPDGEKLTLTNFHFTHWKKGQVEEDKVLADVPALYETLQTRFGLGVSDPQYGFSVQQLEAVMSRFDLNGEHA, from the coding sequence ATGACCCCTTTTTTGACCGCTTATCTGGCCCGGATTGGCTGGAATTTTACGCCCGATGTCTCACTTGAAACGCTGCGGGCGCTGCATTTGCAGCATAACGGCGCCATTCCCTTTGAAAACCTTGATGTTGTTTTGCCACGTGAAATCGAACTCAGCGATGAAGCCCTCTTTCAAAAACTGGTCGTCGCCCGGCGCGGCGGCTACTGCTTTGAGCAGAACGGGCTGTTTGAACGTGCACTGAAAGAGGTCGGTTTTACGGTACGCAGCCTGTTAGGGCGGGTGATCATTTCCAATCCGCCACAGATGCCGCCGCGCACCCATCGCGTTCTGCTGGTTACCCTGGAGGGTGAGCAGTGGATTGCTGATGTCGGTTTTGGCGGGCAAACCCTGACCGCGCCGATTCGTCTGCTGGCGGAGGTGGAACAGGCAACGCCACACGGTCTTTATCGGCTGCAACGCGCAGGTGAAGACTGGGTGTTGCAGTTCCGCCATCATCAACGCTGGCAATCGATGTATCAGTTTGAAATCGGGCCGCAGTACCAGGCCGATTTCGTGATGGGTAATTTCCACTCCGCCCACTGGCCCGCATCGCATTTTCGCCACCATCTGCTGATGTGCCGCCATCTGCCGGACGGCGAAAAGCTGACGCTGACCAATTTCCACTTCACGCACTGGAAAAAAGGGCAGGTTGAGGAAGATAAGGTGCTGGCGGATGTTCCGGCGTTGTACGAAACCTTGCAAACACGTTTCGGGCTGGGCGTCAGCGATCCGCAGTACGGTTTCAGCGTCCAGCAACTCGAAGCGGTCATGAGCCGCTTCGACTTAAACGGTGAACACGCTTAA